A stretch of the Sorangium aterium genome encodes the following:
- a CDS encoding SpoIIE family protein phosphatase yields the protein MKKRRTIALVMDYVRGEYQSALRIGVERAAEAHDVNLVIAVGETLSAHGPSEAAQNSIYRLVSAEAVDGIVVASATLCNFVGAEGVQRFCEDYAPMPLCSIGIPLEGIPSIVVDNGLGIEMAAGHLLDEHACRRVAYIGGPVNNEEAKIRADAFRKALAARAIPYDERLVASGQFTIDTGRAAMAEILDRGVELDAVVAANDNMALGAIELLKARGLHVPRDILVCGFDDVGVARYAKPSLTTVRQPIKRLGEIALETVVRMLDGEAVPDRNMQQIELTRRESCGCAYQAVAMRPLTSPPRLGAVSLGGRRHELERALEQAVGIPAASLDGWAGGLLSALEEELEGHEGCFLHVLERVLDTAGREGVFLDLFQGVVTLLRARLRRPVEDGGDAAVNEALEQLWHACRVLIGSASVRVEGRQRLDVEVASIDLSWSGRWFSTCLSLPLFQRMLASEMPRLHFTRAAVSLYDDAQRATLKTLFLMEDGRAVAPPTEIFPSRSLAPPGFLSSSERRSVVVMPLTFGDTEYFGVMALNSGMNEMVYDALRLQIGSAVKTVALHREMVRQVELRERLEQESERQETVLAARLQTTLVPEHLHIEGLELSAAMTPAAEVGGDYYDVIATPEGGWLGIGDVAGHGLAAGLVMLMIQSMVSALTSRDPGASPSELLAALNKALYKNVRGRLKRDEHATLLLLRYERGGRVTFAGAHDDIIVCSARTRRCVCIPSSGVWIGVLPVIDEVTRDAQFVLEDGDVLVLYSDGVTESRNAHREQFGLERLCTAIEAVQSAPAEAIRDRILREVEGWCPSPDDDITVVVARYRAPA from the coding sequence ATGAAGAAGCGCCGGACGATCGCCCTCGTGATGGATTATGTGCGCGGCGAGTACCAATCCGCGCTGCGGATCGGGGTCGAGCGCGCCGCCGAGGCGCACGACGTCAACCTCGTGATCGCCGTCGGGGAGACGCTCTCCGCCCATGGTCCCTCCGAGGCCGCCCAGAACAGCATCTACCGCCTCGTCAGCGCGGAGGCGGTCGACGGCATCGTGGTCGCGTCGGCGACGCTGTGCAATTTCGTCGGCGCCGAGGGGGTGCAGCGCTTCTGCGAGGACTACGCGCCGATGCCCCTCTGCAGCATCGGGATCCCGCTGGAGGGCATCCCGAGCATCGTCGTGGACAACGGCCTCGGGATCGAGATGGCGGCCGGCCACCTGCTCGACGAGCACGCGTGCCGGCGCGTCGCGTACATCGGCGGGCCGGTCAACAACGAGGAGGCGAAGATCCGCGCCGACGCGTTCCGTAAGGCGCTCGCCGCGCGCGCGATCCCGTACGACGAGCGCCTCGTCGCGAGCGGCCAGTTCACGATCGACACGGGCCGCGCCGCGATGGCCGAGATCCTGGACCGCGGGGTCGAGCTCGACGCCGTCGTCGCGGCGAACGACAACATGGCCCTCGGCGCGATCGAGCTCTTGAAGGCGCGTGGCCTCCACGTGCCGAGGGACATCCTGGTGTGCGGCTTCGACGACGTGGGCGTGGCGCGCTACGCGAAGCCGTCCTTGACGACGGTGCGTCAGCCGATCAAGCGGCTCGGGGAGATCGCGCTCGAGACGGTCGTGCGCATGCTCGACGGCGAGGCCGTCCCCGATCGGAACATGCAGCAGATCGAGCTCACGCGGCGCGAGTCCTGCGGCTGCGCGTACCAGGCGGTCGCGATGCGGCCGCTCACGAGCCCGCCGCGCCTCGGGGCGGTGTCGCTCGGCGGCCGGCGTCACGAGCTGGAGCGCGCGCTCGAGCAGGCCGTGGGGATCCCGGCCGCGTCGCTCGACGGCTGGGCCGGCGGGCTCCTGTCGGCGCTGGAAGAGGAGCTCGAGGGCCACGAGGGGTGCTTCCTGCACGTGCTGGAGCGCGTCCTCGACACGGCCGGGCGCGAGGGGGTGTTCCTCGATCTGTTCCAGGGCGTGGTGACGCTCCTGCGCGCGCGGCTCCGGCGGCCGGTCGAGGACGGGGGCGACGCCGCCGTGAACGAGGCCCTGGAGCAGCTGTGGCATGCGTGCCGCGTCCTCATCGGGAGCGCGTCCGTGCGCGTCGAGGGGCGGCAGCGCCTCGACGTCGAGGTCGCCTCGATCGACCTGAGCTGGAGCGGGCGGTGGTTCTCGACGTGCCTGAGCTTGCCGCTCTTCCAGCGCATGCTGGCCTCGGAGATGCCGAGGCTGCACTTCACGCGCGCCGCCGTCTCGCTCTACGACGACGCCCAGCGAGCCACCCTGAAGACGCTCTTCCTGATGGAGGACGGCCGCGCAGTGGCGCCGCCGACCGAGATCTTCCCGTCGCGCTCCCTGGCCCCTCCGGGGTTCCTGAGCTCGAGCGAGCGCAGGAGCGTCGTCGTGATGCCGCTCACCTTCGGTGACACGGAGTATTTCGGGGTGATGGCGCTGAACAGCGGCATGAACGAGATGGTCTACGACGCGCTGCGGCTCCAGATCGGCTCGGCGGTGAAGACCGTGGCGCTGCACCGGGAGATGGTGCGGCAGGTGGAGCTGCGCGAGCGGCTGGAGCAGGAGAGCGAGCGGCAGGAGACGGTGCTCGCGGCGCGCCTCCAGACGACGCTGGTGCCGGAGCACCTGCACATCGAGGGGCTGGAGCTCTCCGCGGCCATGACGCCGGCGGCCGAGGTGGGCGGTGACTACTACGATGTCATCGCGACGCCCGAGGGGGGCTGGCTCGGGATCGGCGACGTCGCGGGGCACGGGCTCGCTGCGGGGCTCGTGATGCTGATGATCCAGAGCATGGTGTCGGCGCTGACGAGCAGGGACCCGGGCGCGAGCCCGAGCGAGCTGCTCGCGGCGCTCAACAAGGCGCTCTACAAGAACGTGCGCGGCCGCCTGAAGCGGGACGAGCACGCGACGCTGCTCCTGCTCCGGTACGAGCGGGGCGGGCGGGTGACGTTCGCGGGGGCGCACGACGACATCATCGTGTGCTCGGCGCGCACGCGGCGGTGCGTGTGCATCCCGAGCTCGGGCGTCTGGATCGGCGTGTTGCCCGTCATCGACGAGGTGACGCGGGACGCCCAGTTCGTCCTGGAGGACGGGGACGTCCTCGTGCTCTACAGCGACGGCGTGACGGAGTCGCGCAACGCGCACCGCGAGCAGTTCGGGCTGGAGCGGCTCTGCACCGCCATCGAGGCCGTGCAGAGCGCGCCGGCCGAGGCGATCCGAGACAGGATCCTGAGGGAGGTCGAGGGGTGGTGCCCGAGCCCGGACGACGACATCACGGTCGTCGTGGCGCGGTACCGGGCGCCGGCGTAG
- a CDS encoding pyruvate kinase: MVYPDLQVVERALAAVEALRASAIEHEQRNRHLIDAVHPKHRAGATNLLHYLAVRQQDIRELQRQLASLGLSSLGRLERCALASLDAVRGALDALARRPVVRPPGESPTTFASGGALLEEHARALLGEGRQGRTTRVMVTLPGDARKGELKRLLEGGMDVARINCAKEDAGAWAGLIERLREAGRETGVRCKVLCDIAGPNPRVSKIDGDPARITLSEPGERPWLWLCKDVKRARPSAGSTGAGEVLALGCTIPEVVDDLRPGHRVFYDDGRLGGTVKLVTEGAALVEVDFARQGSVKLKPGKGLNFPDTELGIPSLTPKDLEDLGFIARHADMVGLSFVRSPSDVERIQAELGAREAAHLGIVLKIETTPGFARFPRLLLTAMRSENVGVMLARGDMAVEMGFMRLAEVQEELLWLCEAALVPAIWATQVLESLNKTGVPTRGEVTDAAMSSRAECVMLNQGENIVATVTFVVDVLRRMHEHQDKKRALMRSLGVSRLD, from the coding sequence ATGGTTTATCCCGACTTGCAGGTTGTCGAGCGCGCCCTCGCCGCCGTCGAGGCGCTGCGTGCCAGCGCCATCGAGCACGAGCAGCGCAACCGGCACCTGATCGACGCGGTGCACCCGAAGCACCGAGCGGGAGCGACGAACCTGCTGCATTACCTCGCGGTCCGGCAGCAGGACATCCGCGAACTGCAACGGCAGCTCGCGTCGCTCGGGCTGAGCTCGCTGGGGCGCCTGGAGCGCTGCGCGCTGGCCTCCCTCGACGCCGTGCGCGGCGCGCTCGACGCGCTCGCGCGGCGCCCCGTGGTGCGGCCCCCCGGCGAGTCGCCGACCACGTTCGCGTCGGGGGGCGCGCTGCTCGAGGAGCACGCGCGGGCGCTGCTCGGGGAGGGGCGCCAGGGGCGAACGACGCGCGTGATGGTGACGCTGCCCGGGGACGCGCGGAAGGGCGAGCTGAAGCGGCTGCTCGAGGGCGGGATGGACGTCGCGCGGATCAACTGCGCGAAGGAGGACGCGGGCGCGTGGGCTGGGCTCATCGAGCGGCTCCGGGAGGCAGGACGGGAGACCGGGGTCCGGTGCAAGGTCCTCTGCGACATCGCCGGGCCCAACCCGCGGGTGAGCAAGATCGACGGGGATCCGGCGCGCATCACGCTGTCCGAGCCGGGGGAGCGGCCCTGGCTCTGGCTCTGCAAGGACGTGAAGCGGGCGCGCCCCTCGGCGGGCAGCACCGGCGCAGGGGAGGTGCTCGCGCTCGGTTGCACCATCCCGGAGGTCGTCGACGACCTCCGGCCCGGGCACCGGGTGTTCTACGACGACGGGCGGCTCGGCGGCACGGTCAAGCTCGTGACCGAGGGGGCCGCGCTCGTGGAGGTGGATTTCGCCCGCCAGGGCTCCGTGAAGCTGAAGCCAGGAAAGGGCCTGAACTTTCCGGACACCGAGCTCGGGATCCCGTCGCTCACGCCGAAGGATCTGGAGGATCTCGGCTTCATCGCGCGCCACGCGGACATGGTGGGGCTCTCGTTCGTTCGGTCTCCTTCCGATGTGGAGCGCATTCAGGCGGAGCTCGGCGCGCGCGAGGCCGCTCACCTGGGGATCGTCCTCAAGATCGAGACGACGCCTGGGTTCGCGCGGTTTCCGAGGCTGCTGCTCACGGCGATGCGCAGCGAGAACGTGGGGGTGATGCTGGCGCGCGGCGATATGGCCGTCGAGATGGGGTTCATGCGGCTGGCGGAGGTCCAGGAGGAGCTCCTGTGGCTCTGCGAGGCCGCGCTGGTCCCCGCGATCTGGGCGACGCAGGTGCTCGAGAGCCTGAACAAGACCGGCGTGCCGACCCGCGGGGAGGTGACGGACGCGGCGATGAGCTCGCGCGCGGAGTGCGTGATGCTCAACCAGGGTGAGAACATCGTCGCGACGGTCACCTTCGTGGTCGACGTCCTGCGCCGGATGCACGAGCACCAGGACAAGAAGCGGGCGCTCATGCGGTCGCTCGGGGTCTCACGCCTCGACTGA
- a CDS encoding SpoIIE family protein phosphatase produces the protein MKKRRTIALLMDYVRGEYQSEVRFGVERAAEAHDVNLVIAFGETLALPGAASTAQNSIYHLIGAETVDGIIVASTTLCHHVGIEGMKRFCRSYAPLPICSLGMAIDGIPSLVVDNGLGLDLSVGHIVDDHGRQRVAYIGGPPSNEEAEVRADAYRRALADRSLRVDERLVAFGGFTIDTGRAAMREIIGRGAAFDAVVAANDNMALGAIEELKAHGLSVPKDLPVCGFDDAVIARFAKPSLTTIRQPIKRIGARAVDMIVRMIEGEPVPEYNLFPVELTLRESCGCGYQVEPVGAPSSKAWSASLPSAGQRDDVERLIEKSVAIPAGSLDGWAGLLLSALEEELEGSEGRFLRAIESLLDAAGREGAILEHFQSMITLLREQYRRGHGAFRDAVLDEALERIWHASRIVIGSASVRAEGQQRLNVELASLYLSWSARSFSTCLSLPILRRMMASELPRMQFSRVAVSLYDTAHDPQRTTMKALFLMEDGRELEPPAESFPARRLAPEGFLGGGERRSVIALPVAFGDEEKFGVAVLNSGANEMVYDALRLQIGSAVKAAALHWEVVRQVELRERLEQEKVRQESVVAARIQTTLVPAQLSVDGLELSAVMKPAAEVGGDYYDVLATDEGGWLGIGDVAGHGLAAGLVMLMIQSMISALTRNDPRASPGDILSAVNGAVYENVRSRLKRDEHATLLLLRYERSGRVTFAGAHDDIIVCRAKTRRCVCIPSSGVWIGALPAIDAMTRDAEFVLEDGDVLVLYSDGVTEARNAHHEQFGLERLCTTIESSQGAPAEAIRDRILGEVEGWCPSPDDDITVVVARYSAPR, from the coding sequence ATGAAGAAGCGCCGGACGATCGCCCTCCTGATGGACTACGTACGAGGAGAGTACCAGTCCGAGGTGCGTTTCGGGGTCGAGCGCGCCGCCGAGGCGCACGACGTCAATCTCGTCATCGCCTTCGGCGAGACGCTCGCCCTCCCCGGGGCGGCCAGCACGGCCCAGAACAGCATCTATCACCTCATCGGCGCGGAGACGGTCGACGGCATCATCGTCGCCTCGACGACGCTCTGCCACCACGTCGGCATCGAGGGGATGAAGCGGTTCTGCCGGTCCTACGCGCCGCTGCCGATCTGCAGCCTCGGGATGGCGATCGACGGCATCCCGAGCCTCGTCGTCGACAACGGCCTCGGGCTCGATCTCTCGGTCGGGCACATCGTCGACGACCACGGGCGCCAGCGCGTCGCGTACATCGGCGGCCCGCCGAGCAACGAGGAGGCGGAGGTCCGCGCCGACGCCTACAGGCGCGCGCTCGCGGACCGCTCGCTCCGCGTCGACGAGCGCCTCGTCGCGTTCGGCGGCTTCACGATCGACACCGGGCGCGCCGCGATGCGGGAGATCATCGGGCGCGGGGCCGCGTTCGACGCCGTGGTCGCCGCGAACGACAACATGGCGCTCGGGGCCATCGAGGAGCTCAAGGCGCACGGCCTGAGCGTCCCGAAGGACCTCCCCGTGTGCGGCTTCGACGACGCCGTCATCGCGCGCTTCGCGAAGCCGTCGCTGACCACCATCCGCCAGCCCATCAAGCGCATCGGCGCGCGCGCCGTGGACATGATCGTGCGCATGATCGAGGGCGAGCCGGTCCCCGAGTACAACCTGTTCCCGGTCGAGCTCACGCTGCGCGAGTCCTGCGGCTGCGGCTACCAGGTGGAGCCCGTGGGCGCGCCCTCGAGCAAGGCGTGGAGCGCGTCGCTCCCTTCCGCTGGCCAGCGGGACGACGTGGAGCGCCTGATCGAGAAGAGCGTCGCGATCCCCGCCGGCTCGCTCGACGGCTGGGCCGGCCTGCTCCTGTCGGCGCTGGAAGAGGAGCTCGAGGGGAGCGAGGGCCGCTTCCTGCGCGCGATCGAGTCGCTCCTCGACGCGGCGGGGCGCGAGGGCGCGATCCTCGAGCACTTCCAGAGCATGATCACGCTGCTCCGGGAGCAGTACCGCCGGGGCCACGGGGCCTTCCGGGACGCGGTCCTCGACGAGGCGCTCGAGCGGATCTGGCACGCCTCGCGCATCGTCATCGGCAGCGCGTCGGTGCGCGCCGAGGGGCAGCAGCGGCTCAACGTGGAGCTCGCGTCGCTCTACCTGAGCTGGAGCGCGCGGAGCTTCTCGACCTGTTTGAGCCTTCCCATCCTGCGGCGCATGATGGCGTCGGAGCTGCCGCGGATGCAGTTCTCGCGGGTCGCGGTGTCGCTCTATGACACCGCGCACGACCCGCAGCGCACCACCATGAAGGCGCTCTTCCTGATGGAGGACGGCCGCGAGCTGGAGCCGCCGGCGGAGAGCTTCCCGGCGCGCCGCCTCGCGCCCGAAGGGTTCCTGGGCGGCGGAGAGCGCAGGAGCGTGATCGCGCTCCCGGTCGCGTTCGGCGACGAGGAGAAGTTCGGTGTCGCGGTGCTCAACAGCGGCGCCAACGAGATGGTCTATGACGCCCTCCGCCTCCAGATCGGCTCGGCGGTCAAGGCCGCGGCGCTGCACTGGGAGGTCGTGCGGCAGGTGGAGCTGCGCGAGCGGCTGGAGCAGGAGAAGGTCCGCCAGGAGAGCGTCGTCGCGGCGCGCATCCAGACGACGCTGGTGCCGGCGCAGCTCTCGGTCGATGGCCTCGAGCTCTCCGCGGTCATGAAGCCGGCCGCCGAGGTCGGCGGCGATTACTACGACGTGCTCGCGACGGACGAGGGCGGGTGGCTCGGGATCGGCGACGTCGCGGGGCACGGGCTCGCTGCAGGGCTCGTGATGCTGATGATCCAGAGCATGATCTCGGCCCTGACGCGCAACGACCCGCGCGCCAGCCCCGGGGACATCCTCTCTGCGGTGAACGGGGCGGTGTACGAGAACGTCCGCAGTCGGCTGAAGCGGGACGAGCACGCGACGCTGCTCCTGCTGCGGTACGAGCGGAGCGGGCGGGTGACGTTCGCCGGGGCGCACGACGACATCATCGTGTGCCGCGCGAAGACGCGCCGCTGCGTGTGCATCCCGAGCTCTGGCGTCTGGATCGGCGCGCTGCCCGCCATTGACGCGATGACGCGAGACGCCGAGTTCGTCCTGGAGGACGGGGATGTCCTCGTGCTCTACAGCGACGGCGTGACGGAGGCGCGCAACGCGCACCATGAGCAGTTCGGCCTCGAGCGGCTCTGCACCACCATCGAGTCCTCCCAGGGCGCGCCCGCCGAGGCGATCCGGGACCGCATCCTCGGCGAGGTCGAGGGCTGGTGCCCGAGCCCCGATGACGACATCACGGTCGTCGTGGCGAGGTACAGCGCGCCTCGATAA
- a CDS encoding SpoIIE family protein phosphatase, giving the protein MSEKRRTIAFLMDYVGGDYQSEVRFGIERAAEAHDVNLVIAFGETLALPGEGGAAQNSVYQLIGPETVDGIIVASATLCHHIGIEGMRAFFRAYAPLPVFSIGMAIDGIPSLIVNNGLGIELSVGHMIDVHGRRNIAYVGGPANNEEARARADAYWGALAARGLPLDERLFAVGAFTIDSGRVAIRDILDRGVEVDAVVAANDKMALGVIELLAERGLRVPQDILVSGFDDAFIARFSKPSLTTVRQPMKRLGAQAMDTMMRMLDGEVVQDMALLDVELTCRESCGCRVQASASLSPSASAARDGASLVAARRESLETALRRSVAIPTGSLDGWPGELLSALEDELAGREGRFRHALEALLDAAGRGGAILDHFQGVIDVLRERLGRPPSGGGGVALYDALERLWHVSRIVISSASMRIEGERRLSVELAATYLSWSARSFSTCLSLPSLKRVLASELPVLGISRAAVSLYDDAPEAQRGVMRSLFLMEDGREVEPPAASFPARRLAPDGFLGGRERTTMIALPVAFGDEEKFGVAVFNSGAHELIYDALRLQIGSAVKAAALHREMVRQVEARERLEQERVRQESVVAARIQTTLVPERLSVAGLSLCAVMKPAAEVGGDYYDVLATADGGWLGIGDVAGHGLAAGLVMLMIQSMVSALTRRDPRASPARVISAINAALYENVRSRLKRDEHATLLLLRYERSGRVTFAGAHDDILVCRAKTRRCVCIPSTGVWIGTLPSIHEMTRDAEFVLEDGDVLVLYSDGVTEARDAHHEQFGLERLCTTIEAVQTESVVVIRDRILKEVEGWCPSPDDDITIVVARYRAPRQP; this is encoded by the coding sequence ATGAGCGAGAAGCGCCGGACGATCGCCTTCCTGATGGATTACGTCGGGGGAGACTACCAGTCCGAGGTGCGCTTCGGCATCGAGCGCGCCGCGGAGGCCCACGACGTCAATCTCGTGATCGCCTTCGGAGAGACGCTCGCGCTGCCCGGCGAGGGGGGGGCGGCCCAGAACAGCGTTTATCAGCTCATCGGCCCGGAGACGGTCGACGGCATCATCGTCGCGTCGGCGACCCTCTGCCACCACATCGGGATCGAGGGGATGCGGGCGTTCTTCCGGGCGTACGCGCCGCTGCCCGTCTTCAGCATCGGGATGGCGATCGACGGTATCCCGAGCCTCATCGTGAACAACGGCCTCGGGATCGAGCTGTCGGTCGGGCACATGATCGACGTCCACGGGCGCCGGAACATCGCGTATGTCGGCGGACCGGCCAACAACGAGGAGGCCAGGGCGCGCGCCGACGCCTACTGGGGAGCGCTCGCGGCGCGCGGCCTCCCGCTCGACGAGCGCCTCTTCGCGGTGGGCGCGTTCACGATCGACAGCGGCCGTGTCGCGATACGCGACATCCTGGACCGAGGTGTCGAGGTCGACGCCGTGGTCGCCGCCAACGACAAGATGGCCCTCGGGGTGATCGAGCTGCTCGCGGAGCGGGGGCTCCGCGTCCCGCAGGACATCCTCGTATCCGGCTTCGACGACGCCTTCATCGCGCGCTTCTCCAAGCCGTCGCTGACCACCGTTCGCCAGCCCATGAAGCGGCTCGGGGCCCAGGCGATGGACACGATGATGCGCATGCTCGACGGCGAGGTCGTCCAGGACATGGCGCTCCTCGACGTCGAGCTCACGTGCCGTGAGTCGTGCGGCTGCCGGGTTCAGGCGAGCGCCTCGCTCTCGCCGTCGGCCTCGGCGGCGCGCGACGGGGCGTCCCTGGTCGCGGCGCGGCGGGAGTCGCTGGAGACCGCGCTCAGGAGGAGCGTGGCCATCCCGACTGGCTCGCTCGACGGCTGGCCTGGCGAGCTCCTGTCGGCGCTGGAGGACGAGCTCGCGGGGCGGGAGGGCCGCTTCCGGCACGCGCTCGAGGCGCTCCTCGACGCGGCGGGGCGCGGGGGCGCGATCCTCGATCACTTCCAGGGCGTGATCGATGTGCTCCGGGAGCGGCTCGGCCGGCCGCCGTCGGGCGGCGGGGGCGTCGCTCTCTACGATGCCCTCGAGCGGCTCTGGCACGTGTCGCGCATCGTCATTTCGAGCGCGTCGATGCGGATCGAGGGGGAGCGGCGGCTGAGCGTGGAGCTCGCGGCGACCTACCTCAGCTGGAGCGCGCGGAGCTTCTCGACGTGCCTGAGCCTGCCCAGCCTGAAGCGCGTGCTCGCGTCGGAGCTGCCTGTCCTCGGGATATCGCGGGCCGCGGTGTCCCTGTATGACGACGCTCCCGAGGCGCAGCGAGGTGTCATGAGGTCGCTCTTCCTGATGGAGGACGGCCGCGAGGTGGAGCCGCCGGCGGCGAGCTTCCCGGCGCGGCGCCTCGCGCCCGACGGGTTCCTGGGGGGCCGGGAGCGCACGACCATGATCGCGCTCCCCGTCGCGTTCGGCGACGAGGAGAAGTTCGGTGTCGCGGTGTTCAACAGCGGCGCGCACGAGCTGATCTACGACGCGCTCCGCCTCCAGATCGGCTCCGCGGTCAAGGCCGCGGCGCTGCACCGGGAGATGGTCCGCCAGGTGGAGGCGCGCGAGCGGCTGGAGCAGGAGAGGGTCCGCCAGGAGAGCGTCGTCGCGGCGCGCATCCAGACGACGCTGGTCCCGGAACGGCTGTCGGTCGCGGGGCTCTCGCTCTGCGCCGTCATGAAGCCGGCCGCCGAGGTGGGCGGCGACTACTACGACGTGCTCGCGACCGCCGACGGCGGTTGGCTCGGGATCGGCGACGTCGCGGGGCACGGGCTCGCTGCGGGGCTCGTGATGCTGATGATCCAGAGCATGGTCTCGGCGCTGACGCGCAGGGATCCGAGGGCGAGCCCCGCCAGGGTGATCTCGGCGATCAACGCGGCGCTGTACGAGAACGTCCGCAGTCGGCTGAAGCGGGACGAGCACGCGACGCTGCTCCTGCTGCGGTACGAGCGGAGCGGGCGGGTGACGTTCGCGGGGGCGCACGACGACATCCTCGTGTGCCGCGCGAAGACGCGCCGCTGCGTGTGCATCCCGAGCACGGGGGTCTGGATCGGCACGCTGCCATCCATCCACGAGATGACGCGAGACGCCGAGTTCGTCCTGGAGGACGGCGACGTCCTCGTGCTCTACAGCGATGGAGTGACCGAGGCGCGCGACGCCCACCATGAGCAGTTCGGCCTCGAGCGGCTCTGCACCACCATCGAGGCCGTCCAGACCGAATCCGTCGTGGTCATTCGTGACCGGATCCTGAAGGAGGTCGAGGGGTGGTGCCCGAGCCCTGACGACGACATCACGATCGTCGTGGCGAGGTACCGCGCCCCCCGGCAGCCCTGA